One stretch of Nitrospirota bacterium DNA includes these proteins:
- a CDS encoding HDIG domain-containing protein yields MKDMKNGTQKISRKIDVKKYLLLIVFGFLSAIAIQERASAERFVGGLLTACLLLAILYRDITRYKPAYFKNYNMLVLLGFMIVSTLLLGRFFEYILVNLARGIGLAPIEITLFGIPIAAGAMLVTLLFDFHTAIVFSFVVSLLSGLWLNSAIFPVYAFVGSLTAAFSVIRCKRRSALLMGGFYVGVISGATASILLLFTGEFFSVKAFPAVMFALSSGISVTAVVSVMLPLLEYTFKVTTDISLLELLDMEQPLMKNLMITAPGTYHHSVIVGNLVESAAEAVGVNPLLARVSSYYHDIGKIKMPEYFVENQSNSLSKHENLTPHMSAMIISSHVKEGVELAKQHKLPQPIIDIIEQHHGTSLMTFFYQKAKGQRDENEPSEEEYKYPGHKPQTRVAALVMMADAVEAASKVLNDPTPARVAALVDKIINHIFLEGQLDECELTLKDISEIKKHFSYILTGILHKRIDYPGFNFNGGSSKSQEAQRQINEGSNKKPAKTDKDKA; encoded by the coding sequence ATGAAAGATATGAAAAACGGAACACAGAAAATTAGCAGAAAGATTGACGTAAAAAAATATTTGCTGCTGATTGTATTTGGATTCTTATCTGCCATCGCAATACAGGAGAGAGCCAGCGCTGAACGTTTTGTAGGAGGACTGCTCACCGCCTGCCTTCTTTTAGCCATTCTGTACAGGGATATTACGCGGTATAAACCTGCTTATTTTAAAAACTACAACATGCTCGTCCTTCTCGGCTTTATGATTGTCAGCACACTTCTTCTCGGAAGATTTTTTGAGTATATACTGGTAAACCTTGCACGAGGAATCGGCCTGGCGCCAATAGAAATCACATTGTTCGGCATCCCCATAGCAGCAGGCGCAATGCTCGTCACTCTTTTATTTGATTTTCACACCGCAATAGTATTTTCCTTTGTCGTGAGCCTCTTAAGCGGGCTGTGGCTCAACAGCGCAATTTTTCCGGTATATGCCTTTGTAGGAAGCCTTACTGCCGCATTCAGCGTTATAAGATGTAAAAGGCGGTCAGCGCTCTTGATGGGCGGTTTTTATGTTGGAGTGATAAGCGGGGCCACTGCAAGCATCCTGCTGCTTTTTACAGGAGAGTTCTTTTCTGTTAAGGCATTCCCTGCAGTAATGTTTGCGCTGTCCTCAGGGATAAGCGTCACGGCAGTTGTCTCTGTAATGCTGCCCCTTCTTGAATACACGTTTAAAGTCACAACCGATATAAGTTTGCTTGAACTCCTTGATATGGAACAGCCGCTCATGAAAAATCTCATGATAACTGCTCCCGGGACGTATCACCACAGCGTTATAGTCGGCAATCTCGTTGAGTCCGCGGCAGAGGCGGTAGGCGTTAATCCCCTGCTTGCAAGGGTAAGCTCATATTACCACGACATAGGCAAGATCAAGATGCCGGAATATTTTGTTGAAAATCAGAGCAATTCTCTGAGCAAGCATGAGAATCTCACTCCCCACATGAGCGCCATGATAATATCTTCGCACGTAAAAGAAGGCGTAGAACTTGCAAAGCAGCATAAGCTCCCGCAGCCGATTATAGATATAATAGAACAGCATCACGGCACAAGCCTGATGACTTTTTTTTACCAGAAGGCAAAAGGCCAGAGAGATGAGAACGAGCCTTCTGAAGAAGAATATAAATATCCGGGGCACAAGCCTCAGACACGCGTAGCTGCGCTCGTTATGATGGCAGATGCTGTTGAGGCTGCGTCAAAGGTTTTAAACGACCCTACGCCTGCAAGAGTTGCCGCTCTCGTTGACAAGATAATAAACCATATATTCCTTGAAGGACAACTTGACGAATGCGAACTCACATTGAAAGACATATCAGAGATAAAGAAACACTTCTCATACATACTCACGGGAATCCTGCACAAGAGAATAGATTATCCGGGGTTCAATTTCAACGGCGGCTCTTCAAAATCTCAGGAAGCGCAAAGGCAGATTAATGAAGGTTCTAATAAAAAACCAGCAAAAACTGACAAAGATAAAGCGTGA
- a CDS encoding PhoH family protein, whose protein sequence is MEIELDSVKELTFLYSGFDKNLKLIEEAFNITASFRGNKIFIQGEPGPAAKAEKLINEMRSISADGYLLKPEDISYAIRSAAAGHKTSLKDLFLNNIPVSSKKRFIIPKTEVQGQYIEAMRNYDIVIGIGPAGTGKTYLAMAMAINALLKKQVSRIVLARPAVEAGEKLGFLPGDMYEKVNPYLRPLYDALFDMIEAEKASKFIERGIIEIAPLAFMRGRTLNDSFIILDEAQNTTSEQMKMYLTRLGFNSKTVITGDITQIDLPSGKLSGLIEAEKILNDIEGIKVIYFSEKDVVRHKLVQEIVKAYERYEKRNTEN, encoded by the coding sequence ATAGAGATAGAACTTGACAGCGTAAAGGAATTAACCTTCCTTTACAGCGGATTTGATAAAAACCTCAAACTTATAGAAGAGGCTTTCAATATAACCGCAAGCTTCAGGGGGAACAAGATATTTATTCAGGGAGAACCCGGGCCTGCTGCAAAAGCTGAAAAGCTCATAAACGAGATGCGCTCCATCAGTGCGGATGGTTATCTGCTTAAGCCTGAAGACATCAGTTACGCAATAAGATCAGCGGCAGCCGGACATAAAACATCCCTCAAAGATTTATTCCTGAACAATATACCTGTGTCCTCAAAAAAGAGATTTATCATACCGAAAACCGAGGTTCAGGGACAGTATATTGAGGCGATGCGTAATTATGATATTGTTATAGGGATAGGGCCTGCAGGCACAGGCAAGACCTACCTTGCAATGGCAATGGCAATAAACGCCCTTCTGAAAAAACAGGTGAGCAGGATAGTTCTTGCGCGGCCTGCCGTGGAAGCCGGAGAGAAACTCGGCTTTCTGCCCGGCGATATGTACGAAAAGGTTAACCCTTATCTGAGGCCCCTTTATGACGCCCTTTTTGATATGATAGAGGCGGAAAAGGCAAGTAAATTTATTGAGCGTGGTATCATAGAGATTGCGCCGTTAGCTTTTATGAGAGGGCGCACATTGAATGATTCCTTTATAATCCTTGATGAGGCGCAGAATACAACATCAGAGCAGATGAAGATGTACCTTACAAGGCTGGGGTTTAACTCAAAGACCGTAATTACAGGAGACATCACACAGATTGACCTGCCGTCAGGAAAACTTTCAGGGCTTATAGAGGCTGAAAAAATACTGAATGACATAGAGGGCATAAAAGTTATATATTTTTCCGAGAAAGATGTCGTAAGGCATAAGCTCGTTCAGGAAATAGTAAAGGCGTATGAAAGATATGAAAAACGGAACACAGAAAATTAG
- a CDS encoding SPOR domain-containing protein gives MRHSGLKVKQKTALPDRKFIIAIIAVTSALSFSLGYFVGGAGEKGKQPEYQIIAAPKLEAIPQVQEQPAQGNAPQITAASGGASQPQIKAEKAPPKQALSPLPVQPVVQKEPAEPKVEADNSHQYDIKYTVQAGAFKNLKEAEALKHKLEAKGYKAYIKKYAKSKNPKLYKVRTGEFAAREEAAALALKLKNEGLKAFVTLKNEEARGVKNSSQPGAAKKENIR, from the coding sequence ATGAGACACAGCGGCCTTAAAGTAAAACAGAAAACGGCCTTGCCGGACAGGAAATTCATCATAGCTATTATTGCAGTTACCTCTGCGCTTAGCTTCAGCCTCGGTTATTTTGTAGGCGGGGCAGGAGAAAAAGGAAAACAGCCTGAATATCAGATAATCGCAGCTCCGAAACTTGAGGCAATCCCTCAGGTTCAGGAACAGCCCGCTCAGGGCAATGCGCCTCAGATTACAGCTGCATCTGGCGGAGCATCTCAGCCGCAAATCAAAGCGGAAAAGGCGCCTCCGAAACAAGCCTTATCGCCTCTGCCTGTTCAGCCTGTTGTTCAAAAAGAGCCTGCCGAACCCAAGGTTGAAGCTGATAACTCTCATCAGTATGATATAAAATACACTGTTCAGGCCGGCGCATTCAAAAACTTGAAGGAAGCGGAAGCGCTCAAACACAAACTTGAAGCTAAAGGGTACAAGGCCTACATAAAGAAATATGCTAAATCCAAAAACCCGAAGCTATACAAGGTAAGGACAGGAGAATTTGCTGCCAGGGAAGAAGCAGCAGCGCTTGCGCTCAAACTGAAAAATGAAGGGCTGAAGGCTTTTGTAACTTTGAAAAACGAAGAGGCTCGCGGGGTTAAAAATTCATCCCAGCCCGGCGCCGCCAAAAAGGAGAATATACGGTAA
- the ybeY gene encoding rRNA maturation RNase YbeY, producing MKVLIKNQQKLTKIKRDSAALLRLLGLKDAELSILFVNDGRMKELNHKYRGIDRTTDVLSFPQQERSAFSVQRSATFNFQLSTFNFMLGDIVINLQAAKRQAPEHGLSFNEELRWLLVHGVLHLIGYDHERSKYAERKMRTKERELLEYISKL from the coding sequence ATGAAGGTTCTAATAAAAAACCAGCAAAAACTGACAAAGATAAAGCGTGATTCAGCGGCATTGCTCCGGCTTCTCGGACTGAAAGATGCAGAACTCAGCATACTTTTTGTTAATGACGGCAGGATGAAAGAATTGAACCATAAATACCGCGGCATTGACAGGACTACGGATGTGCTTTCATTCCCGCAGCAAGAGCGTTCAGCGTTCAGCGTTCAGCGTTCAGCAACTTTCAACTTTCAACTTTCAACTTTCAACTTTATGCTTGGTGATATCGTTATAAACCTTCAGGCGGCCAAAAGACAGGCGCCTGAGCATGGGCTGTCATTCAATGAGGAGTTAAGATGGCTTCTTGTTCATGGAGTTCTTCACCTTATAGGATATGACCATGAAAGGAGCAAATACGCTGAAAGGAAGATGCGGACGAAGGAGAGAGAATTATTAGAATACATTAGTAAGTTGTAA
- the hisF gene encoding imidazole glycerol phosphate synthase subunit HisF produces MLAKRIIPCLDVKDGRVVKGVSFVNLRDAGDPVDNAIFYDEQGADELVFLDITASHEKRNIILDVVERTANDVFMPLTVGGGIGALDDIRQLLKSGCDKVSVNTSAVRDPDFVSRAAEKFGSQCIVVAIDAKRVTKEMTFTEEEKWFNDKSLRRVLLGDLNEGLTWAISTHGGRKMKRIDAVQWAKKMEELGAGEILLTSMNRDGTKDGYDIELTKTISEAVSIPVIASGGAGNLEHLYEGLVLGKADAVLAASIFHYREYTIKEAKEYLKEKGVVVRL; encoded by the coding sequence ATGCTTGCAAAACGCATAATCCCGTGCCTTGATGTTAAAGACGGAAGAGTTGTAAAAGGCGTAAGCTTTGTCAATCTCAGGGACGCCGGAGACCCCGTTGATAATGCGATCTTTTATGATGAGCAGGGCGCTGATGAACTCGTATTCCTTGATATAACAGCATCACATGAGAAGAGAAATATTATCCTTGACGTTGTTGAAAGGACTGCAAATGATGTATTTATGCCGCTTACAGTCGGCGGAGGAATCGGCGCTCTTGATGATATAAGACAGCTTCTGAAATCAGGCTGCGATAAGGTTTCTGTGAATACATCTGCTGTAAGAGATCCTGATTTTGTAAGCCGCGCAGCAGAGAAATTCGGAAGTCAGTGCATCGTAGTTGCAATTGACGCGAAGCGAGTTACAAAAGAGATGACATTTACAGAAGAAGAGAAATGGTTTAATGATAAATCCTTGAGAAGAGTCTTGCTCGGAGATTTAAATGAAGGATTGACATGGGCGATATCTACACACGGCGGAAGAAAGATGAAAAGGATTGATGCCGTGCAATGGGCTAAGAAGATGGAGGAATTAGGCGCAGGCGAGATTCTTCTTACGAGCATGAACAGGGACGGCACAAAGGACGGATACGACATTGAACTTACAAAAACGATATCAGAGGCTGTATCAATTCCTGTTATCGCCTCAGGCGGCGCAGGCAATTTAGAGCATCTCTATGAAGGGCTTGTGCTTGGCAAGGCTGATGCTGTATTGGCTGCATCCATATTTCACTACAGGGAATACACAATCAAAGAGGCAAAGGAATATCTGAAAGAAAAGGGAGTTGTTGTAAGGCTCTAA
- the queA gene encoding tRNA preQ1(34) S-adenosylmethionine ribosyltransferase-isomerase QueA has product MKAADFYFHLPEGLIAKKPSDKRDLSKLLVLHKNGEIEHRTFSNLPAYLNEGDLLLLNNTKVFPARLAGIKPTGGRFEFLLVKEIGIDKWEILSRGKYRGGISIAEGFSANIENQTALFSYSGDLMENLWRYGDMPLPPYIKRKPEPADREWYQTVYAEKEGSIAAPTAGLHFTGELIGTIKDKGVKVRRLTLHVGIGTFKLIKTENLSEHSMDAEYFEIGKEIIEEIQKTKASGKRVFSVGTTTTRAIEGYLSGKYSPIHSFAHSPAQPICGYTNIFIYPGFEFKAVDSLITNFHLPRSTPLMLASAFCGAEKLSGAYSIAVSQKYRFFSYGDAMLIL; this is encoded by the coding sequence ATGAAGGCCGCTGATTTTTATTTTCACCTGCCGGAAGGACTGATAGCAAAAAAACCTTCTGACAAAAGAGACCTCTCAAAACTTTTAGTGCTTCACAAAAACGGAGAGATAGAGCACAGAACTTTCAGTAATCTTCCTGCATATCTTAATGAAGGCGACCTGCTTTTACTTAATAACACCAAAGTTTTTCCGGCAAGACTTGCAGGGATAAAACCAACAGGAGGAAGATTTGAATTTCTGCTGGTAAAAGAAATCGGCATTGACAAGTGGGAAATACTATCAAGAGGGAAATACAGAGGGGGAATATCAATAGCAGAAGGGTTCTCAGCAAACATAGAAAACCAGACTGCACTTTTTTCATATTCGGGAGATTTAATGGAAAACTTGTGGAGATACGGAGATATGCCTTTGCCGCCGTATATAAAGCGCAAGCCGGAGCCCGCTGACAGAGAATGGTATCAGACAGTATATGCGGAAAAAGAGGGTTCCATCGCAGCCCCGACCGCCGGATTGCACTTTACAGGAGAACTGATAGGCACGATAAAGGACAAAGGCGTGAAGGTCAGGCGCCTGACACTTCATGTAGGGATAGGGACCTTCAAACTTATAAAAACAGAGAATTTAAGCGAACATTCTATGGATGCAGAATATTTTGAGATAGGAAAAGAGATTATTGAAGAGATACAAAAAACAAAAGCCTCAGGCAAAAGAGTCTTTTCTGTGGGAACTACAACAACAAGGGCGATTGAGGGATATTTGAGCGGCAAATATTCACCCATTCACTCATTCGCTCATTCACCTGCTCAGCCAATCTGCGGTTATACAAATATCTTTATATATCCAGGCTTTGAATTCAAGGCTGTTGATTCGCTTATCACTAATTTTCACCTTCCGCGCTCAACACCGCTTATGCTGGCCTCTGCTTTCTGCGGCGCTGAAAAACTGAGCGGCGCATACAGCATTGCTGTGAGTCAAAAATATAGATTTTTCTCCTACGGTGATGCTATGCTTATCCTGTGA